From the Candidatus Binatus sp. genome, the window CGAGCACGCGGCCGCGCGGGTCCATGCCAAGGAGATTTTCAATTTCGTCGGTCTTGGTCTTGAGCTCCAGCGTCAGATTCTCGCGCGAGGCAAAAAACCCGATCAGGTCGCGGCTGATCGAGGTAAGCGAGTCGAACGCCAGCGAATCCGCCAGGTCGCCGGTGCCGACGCGGAAGCTGCGCCCGCGAGCGTTGCCGGCGAGCCGGTCGAGCTCGTCGAATGAATCGGTGAAATTCGCATACACCTGGAAGGCGGGATTGTCGGCCAGAAATTCCTGCAAAAAGCAGTACGAGCAATCCATCGGGCAGTTCGATGCGAGCGTGAGCACCAGGTATCCGCAGCACGCGAATTCCGAGGACCCTGCCGGACACGGCGCCAGGAACGGAGTCTTGCGCCGCGCGATCACCATCCGGCGTTTGCCGGCCCCGCACGGATCGCGCGCGCCGAATGCGGGCCGGGCCGCCTCGCGCGCGTCGGTGACATGGGTGACGGGCACATCGCGCGGGAGCGCGCCCAGGATGCGAGTCGCCAGCGCGGAGCCGGCGCATCCGTGCTCGACAAACACGGCGTCGAGATCAAATTTCATCTTTTCACCGTTTCATTTTTCAC encodes:
- a CDS encoding spore photoproduct lyase family protein produces the protein MKFDLDAVFVEHGCAGSALATRILGALPRDVPVTHVTDAREAARPAFGARDPCGAGKRRMVIARRKTPFLAPCPAGSSEFACCGYLVLTLASNCPMDCSYCFLQEFLADNPAFQVYANFTDSFDELDRLAGNARGRSFRVGTGDLADSLAFDSLTSISRDLIGFFASRENLTLELKTKTDEIENLLGMDPRGRVLVSWTLSPDAVYRSSEHLTASPAARIAAARAVLDAGYRVAFHLDPLIAYPGAERDYLLLIDELLDTVAPKQISFISMGGLRMTPRLRGAARSRFPGDPMLCGEDVPASDGRFRTFTPLRLNLYRRLADRLRKAGAEIPAYLCMEAASVHESVFGAAPSRPAIIGTRLARD